The following proteins are co-located in the Xiphophorus hellerii strain 12219 chromosome 2, Xiphophorus_hellerii-4.1, whole genome shotgun sequence genome:
- the tat gene encoding tyrosine aminotransferase yields the protein MDNQAYLVQMKSKPLTLSGKVGGPFPAKPRSRRQRWEVKPSEMSRNTLNPIRAIVDGMKLIPNPAKPMISLSIGDPTVFGNLPTDATVLQAMKDAIDSQRFNGYAPSVGYLRSRQAVANFCSRPEAPLEAEDVILTSGCSQAIELSMGVLCNPGDNILVPRPGFSLYKTLAVSMGIEVKLYDLLPEKSWEIDLQHLESLVDERTSCLIVTNPSNPCGSVFSREHLQNILTVASKLCVPILADEIYSDMVFPGCNSPSLASLSSEVPVLACGGLAKRWLVPGWRMGWILIHDRNRVFGSEIRQGLVRLSQRILGACTVVQGALESILNDTPPGFYSSTISCLQSNAEICFSELSAVPGLNPVMPSGAMYLMVGIEMDHFPEFQNDVDFTERLVTEQSVFCLPASAFEYPDFFRIVLTVPEELMLEACGRIREFCRAWYRPPSCDGNDLDQ from the exons ATGGACAACCAGGCCTACTTGGTTCAGATGAAGAGCAAGCCCCTGACCTTGAGCGGGAAGGTCGGCGGCCCGTTTCCGGCCAAGCCGCGCAGCCGCAGGCAGCGCTGGGAGGTGAAGCCGTCGGAAATGTCCCGCAACACATTGAACCCGATCCGGGCCATTGTGGACGGGATGAAGCTGATCCCCAACCCGGCCAAGCCCATGATCTCTCTGTCCATCG GTGATCCCACTGTGTTTGGGAACCTGCCGACGGACGCCACCGTCCTCCAGGCCATGAAGGACGCCATCGACTCTCAGAGATTCAACGGCTATGCTCCGTCTGTGG GCTACCTGAGGAGCCGGCAGGCCGTGGCAAACTTCTGCAGCCGACCTGAAGCTCCACTGGAGGCAGAG GACGTCATCCTGACCAGCGGCTGCAGCCAGGCCATTGAGCTGTCCATGGGTGTCCTCTGTAACCCAGGAGACAACATCCTGGTCCCTCGGCCCGGCTTCTCCTTGTATAAGACGCTGGCCGTCTCCATGGGCATCGAGGTCAAACTCTACGACCTTTTG CCTGAGAAGTCATGGGAGATCGACCTGCAACACCTGGAGAGCCTGGTGGACGAGAGGACTTCCTGTCTGATCGTCACCAACCCGTCCAACCCCTGCGGCTCCGTTTTCAGCCGGGAACACCTGCAGAACATCTTGACAG TTGCCTCCAAGCTCTGTGTTCCCATCCTGGCGGATGAAATCTACAGCGACATG GTTTTCCCAGGATGCAACAGTCCTTCCCTGGCGTCTCTCAGCAGCGAGGTTCCGGTTCTGGCCTGCGGCGGCTTGGCCAAGCGCTGGCTGGTTCCCGGCTGGAGGATGGGCTGGATCCTCATCCACGACCGGAACCGGGTCTTCGGATCGGAG ATCCGCCAGGGCCTGGTGAGGCTGAGCCAGCGCATCCTGGGAGCCTGCACCGTCGTCCAGGGGGCGCTAGAGAGCATCCTGAATGACACGCCGCCCGGCTTCTACAGCAGCACCATCAGCTGCCTGCAG TCCAACGCAGAGATCTGCTTCAGCGAGCTGAGCGCCGTCCCGGGCCTCAACCCCGTCATGCCGTCCGGAGCCATGTACCTGATG GTCGGGATTGAAATGGACCATTTCCCAGAGTTTCAGAACGATGTGGACTTCACGGAGCGCCTGGTGACGGAGCAGTCCGTCTTCTGCCTGCCCGCCTCG GCGTTCGAGTATCCAGACTTCTTCCGCATCGTTCTGACGGTTCCAGAGGAGCTGATGCTGGAGGCCTGCGGCCGGATCCGTGAGTTCTGCCGGGCCTGGTACCGACCGCCCAGCTGCGACGGCAACGACCTGGACCAGTGA